The region TCTATTTTTAATCTAtttcataacaatatatatatatatatatatatatatatatatgtatgtatgtatgtatatatatatactttaaattgcaatatatattaatatttaaatttgaatatatataaatttatacaaatCTCCTTTTATATCTTTATACaatagctaattttatcaaattaaacaccTTAATTTCAATCCGTTAGGTTATTAGCTACTAGCTTTTCTGTTTCAGCTATTAACTTTGGTGAAGAATAGAAGAGTGCAGCGGAGGTAGAGGTTAAGAGACAAGTTGGCGACGTGGCATAGGTGGCGAAAGAGGGGGAGTGGGAGAGCAGCGAGGTAGCGGGGTGGTTTTGGACATTGAGCTAATTAAATTACACTTTTGACCTCAAAGTTGACAGGCTTTAAACGGAAGAATTGATAGAGAACCTAATTAggtaaattttgaatagttgatgATTTAATTGGATTGAATCAATAGTCAATGgtcaatttgtgaattatgctacAGTTGAGGAACTATTTtggtttgtaaaaaaaataaaaacattatttgatagtatgtcTACACAACTATGTGAACcaataattgataaatatatatttgtacaaaCCGTCCACTCGTACAAAAAACCGAATTTGACTTACAAGTACTGATACACATTTATAGACCAAGTAATCAAAGTATAGAATGAAAGTTACATCTCAAAGGGATAGGACTTATAGTTTTACACAAATTAAACACGTACTCAATTCAGCTCTACAATGAATATTCAAAGGGCGGATTTGATGAATGCGTAACTATCATCGTTGATGAATTCACCTTCTCCCTTTAACATGCTATCAAGCTCCTTCAAGAACGTTTCCATGGCGAACGCCGGCAAACAAACAGGAACCACGATTCCTTTCTCTCCTTTCTTGTTCGTGAACGGAATGTAGAAGCTGGCAACGCCGGGGATGGCGCCGACTCCTCCTTTAGCCGGGCCGCCGTACGCCGCCTTGCCCCACCCGAAATCCACGTCGCCGAACCCGGCCCGGGTGACGTCGGAGACGAGATAAGTCCGGACCACCGTGAAATGCGGGCGTCCCTTGAGGACCATTAGGTCCGCCACGGATTTCATGTAGTCTTCGGTGACGTCGGCTTTGGTCTTCTTCACAAGCTCCAGCGCGTATCCCAGGGGGTTTTTGGTCAATTTCTCGGCGGTGGTGAGCGCCACGGGGAAGGCGAACGCGTTGCCGTAGTATCCCTCCGGGAGCGGAGGGTTGAACCGCGGGCGCGCGTTGACGATGCAGAGCACGCGCACCTCCTCCTCCGGGTCGGGGCGGAGGGCGGTGGTCCGGCACCGCCACAGGCACGCCGTTAGCAGCTCGAAAGTGGAGCACTTGCGTAAGTGGACGGGGAGGTGCCGCCGGAGAGCGGCGACCTCCGACGGCCCGAAGAAGAAAGAGCGGTGAACCATGTCGTCTAATGGTATAATTGTCCCCTTGGAATCCGGCACTTCGTCGTACTCGTGGTGCGTGCATGTCACCCGGGGTGGGTCCCTCGCATTCATCACTTCCCTTTGCCACACTGGCTGCACAGATGGCGCACTCGCGCCACGCGCCACCTCCGCTACGGCGTTCATGAATTGGACAAGACCCGGTGCATCGCTCATAGTGTGATTCAGACGCAATGCCACGATGTAGCCACCGCATTTCAGCCGGGTAACCTacacaacaaaattaaaatttatcactATGTGAAAACTGCATCTAGTATCCATTATATTAATTTGGATGATGTGAAAGAGtcatttatcaataaaataaaataaaaaaggcatatgagtttataagatCATAAATTAtgctaattaattagttttattcaatttttagtataatttgaCTCATGTGTTTCTTAGTTTTCAACTTGCAAGAATCTTGTTTCACTGTcctataataaattattatggagtactatACACCATGATGTCCCCTCAAGGATATATGATTGATTCCCAGTAGACCCAACACAGTACTACATATGCTCAATATTTGTCGTGGGCACCAACTTTAAATATATACCACACACTGAAAATATCTCCCAATTAGATCATCTCGAAAATGCCCCTATAGTCACACCgcaacataaaaattaaattttcatatgtatatattaaaatactttatttttattttttaaaaaataaagcagaagtgattttatttgttacagtattatcattttattttattttattttaaaaagaagtaTTTTATCTGCATCAGCCACCCTTGGATCGGATATACTAGCAACATAAACGCATTTTAAGATAAGGGAAAAGGATATATATAAGCTGACAACCACCGGCAACCCtttttgttatttgtaattatatttgaataaagGGAAGTCGGTTGCACTAAATTTTATATccaaattaatttcatatttcattcttttggcgttgtgtttttttaaataaccaaAACAAGTCTACAATCATGTTAAG is a window of Ipomoea triloba cultivar NCNSP0323 chromosome 11, ASM357664v1 DNA encoding:
- the LOC115995617 gene encoding benzyl alcohol O-benzoyltransferase-like — translated: MDPPQSLVFTVRRRAAELVSPAGPTPQGVRYLSDIDDQEGLRFQIPVIQFYRNDPGMKGRDPVKVIREAVAKTLVFYYPFAGRLREGRGRKLMVDCTGEGVMFIEADADVTLAEFGDALQPPFPCLEELLYDVPGSGEVLNCPLILIQVTRLKCGGYIVALRLNHTMSDAPGLVQFMNAVAEVARGASAPSVQPVWQREVMNARDPPRVTCTHHEYDEVPDSKGTIIPLDDMVHRSFFFGPSEVAALRRHLPVHLRKCSTFELLTACLWRCRTTALRPDPEEEVRVLCIVNARPRFNPPLPEGYYGNAFAFPVALTTAEKLTKNPLGYALELVKKTKADVTEDYMKSVADLMVLKGRPHFTVVRTYLVSDVTRAGFGDVDFGWGKAAYGGPAKGGVGAIPGVASFYIPFTNKKGEKGIVVPVCLPAFAMETFLKELDSMLKGEGEFINDDSYAFIKSAL